In the Corvus cornix cornix isolate S_Up_H32 chromosome 20, ASM73873v5, whole genome shotgun sequence genome, one interval contains:
- the DNAJC5 gene encoding dnaJ homolog subfamily C member 5 — MADQRQRSLSTSGESLYHVLGLDKNATSDDIKKSYRKLALKYHPDKNPDNPEAAEKFKEINNAHAILTDATKRNIYDKYGSLGLYVAEQFGEENVNTYFVLSSWWAKALFVFCGLITGCYCCCCLCCCCNCCCGKCKPKPPEGEEQEFYVSPEDLEAQLQSDEREASDAPIVIQPASATETTQLTADSHPSYHTDGFN; from the exons ATGGCAGACCAGAGGCAACGCTCGCTCTCTACCTCTGGGGAGTCGTTATACCACGTGCTGGGGCTGGACAAAAATGCCACTTCAGATGATATCAAAAAGTCTTACAG aaaactgGCATTGAAATATCATCCTGATAAAAACCCTGATAatccagaggcagcagaaaaatttaaagagaTCAATAATGCCCACGCAATATTGACCGATGCCACAAAGCGGAACATTTACGATAAGTATGGGTCTCTGGGGCTCTATGTAGCAGAGCAGTTTGGTGAAGAAAATGTGAACACATACTTCGTGCTGTCCAGCTGGTGGGCAAAG GCCTTGTTTGTGTTCTGTGGGCTCATCACAggctgctactgctgctgctgtctgtgctgctgctgtaattGTTGCTGTGGGAAGTGTAAACCGAAACCTCCCGAAGGCGAAGAGCAGGAATTCTATGTCTCTCCAGAGGACTTGGAGGCACAGTTGCAGTCAGATGAAAGGG AGGCCTCAGACGCACCTATTGTGATACAGCCAGCATCAGCCACAGAGACAACCCAGCTCACAGCTGACTCTCACCCCAGCTACCACACTGATGGATTTAATTAA